CTTTTATAATATCCTCAATATCTTTTAGTATTTCATTTTTCTCTTCTTCATCAAAAATATGATAAACTGGGACAAAAATCGTTGGGATTGAAGGTTTTGCATATTCTAACTCCTCATGCCCATAGTGGATAATCAAATCAATTCCTAAATGTTTAACTTCATTATCAACCAAATCACAACCACCAAAGCACGTTCCTCCCCAAATCATCAACTCCAAACTTTTTCCCTTCTCATCAAAATATTTTTTTATTTTCTCAATCTCTTTCTCAACATCCTTCTTTAATCCTTCTGGAGCTTGGAATAAAATTCTTTTTGCATTTCTTTTTTCTATCTCGTTAATGATTCTTTCAGTTTCTAAGTTCCACATTTTACCACTCCATGCTTAGGAATAACCATTGTAAAATAATCATATAGCATATGTATCAAAATTAAATGTTAAGTTTTGTTTTTTTTAATTACTTTAATAATGATTAAAAAGGTGATAAGGATAATTCATATATGTAAATATTTAAATATATAATGAGAATTAGGTTATATTAAGGGTATAAAAATAATATTGCCAATGTTTTTATAAGTTAGATTTATATATTTAATTTAGGGATAGTGGTAAGAGATAGAAAATTTTTATTTTTTGCCGTTTATGGGTTTTTGGTTCATTTTCTTGATTTTTCATAGGGATTATTGGAAGTGATAATTATGACACAAATGATCGATGCTAAAAACGGTATAATCACAAAAGAAATGGAATTCGTCGCAAAGGAAGAAGGTATAGAAGCTGATAAATTGAGAAGATTGATTGCAAAGGGATATGTTGTCATTCCAAAAAACATAAACAGAGACACAAAACCAGTAGGTATTGGAGAAGGGTTAAGGACAAAGATAAATGCAAATATAGGGACTTCCCCAGATTTCGTGGATATTGATTTGGAAGTTAGAAAGGCAAAGATTGCCGAAAAGTATGGGGCAGATGCAATAATGGACTTAAGCACTGGAGGAGACTTGAAAAAAATTAGAAAGGCAATAATGGAAGCAACAAACTTACCAATTGGAACAGTGCCAATTTATGAGGTTGGTGTTGAGGCAAAGAAAAAGTATGGTAGAGTTGTAGATATGGATGAGGATTTAATATTCAATGTTATAGAAAGGCAGGCAAAAGAAGGCGTTGACTTTATGACCTTGCATTGTGGAATAACAAAGGAGAGCGTAGAGACGCTTAAAAAAAGTGGCAGAATAATGGGTGTTGTTAGCAGAGGAGGATCATTTTTAACCGCCTACATACTATATCATGGAGAAGAAAATCCACTCTATAAGAACTTTGATTATTTGTTGGATATACTCAAAGAATATGACGTGACCATAAGTTTAGGAGATGGTATGAGACCGGGATGCTTGGCAGATAATACCGATAGGGCACAAATCCACGAACTCATTATATTAGGGGAATTGGTTGATAGATGCAGAGAAAGAGGCGTTCAATGCATGGTTGAAGGACCAGGAC
The sequence above is a segment of the Methanotorris igneus Kol 5 genome. Coding sequences within it:
- the thiC gene encoding phosphomethylpyrimidine synthase, encoding MTQMIDAKNGIITKEMEFVAKEEGIEADKLRRLIAKGYVVIPKNINRDTKPVGIGEGLRTKINANIGTSPDFVDIDLEVRKAKIAEKYGADAIMDLSTGGDLKKIRKAIMEATNLPIGTVPIYEVGVEAKKKYGRVVDMDEDLIFNVIERQAKEGVDFMTLHCGITKESVETLKKSGRIMGVVSRGGSFLTAYILYHGEENPLYKNFDYLLDILKEYDVTISLGDGMRPGCLADNTDRAQIHELIILGELVDRCRERGVQCMVEGPGHVPLNNIDANIKIQKSICRNAPFYVLGPIVTDLAPGYDHITSAIGGAFAAYFGANFLCYVTPSEHVRIMTEEDVKEGVIAAKIAAQAADVAKGNAKAWEKEIAMAHARKNHDWEKQFELAIDKEKPKKMREEIPSVDEKACSICGEYCALLMVEELGKR